CGGCGGCGAGCGCGTCCGCGAACGTCGCGCGCTTGTGCTCGCCCCACTCGACGGGGTGCGTGACGGCGATCGACTCCGCCGGGGAGCCCTCGCGGCGGGCGGCCTCGTCGACGACCCAGGCCACGAACCGGGCGCACAGCTCGGCCGCGGTCATCGGTTCGCCGCCGACGACCATCGGGGTGTCGTCGCCGATGCGCCGCTTGAACTCGCGGGCGACCCGGCGGGGCTCGGTGAGCGCGCGCCGCTGCGCGGCCTCGCCGAGGACCAGGCCGCCGTCGGCCGCCCGGAAGACCACGGTGGCGACCGCGCTGGACGCGCCGCCCAGGTGCAGCAGCTCCGGCCGCTCCTGGCCGTCGCGGCACACCGCCGCTGCCGTCCAGGTCGTGCCCAGGTCGATACCGAGCTGATAAGCCATGACGTACCGCCCCCTCTGTCGCTCCGTGACGAGGCAGAAACCCACCGCGATCGTTCGGACATCGGCCAGAATGGAGTATCCGTTAGCGCCGATCAGCCCAATGTCGCCCGAAGGAGCTAGTCGGTCACACTGGGTGCACCGGAGTGGGGCATCGGAGGAGGTGCAGATGACGCGGATCCGCAGGGCCGGCGCGATCGTGGCCGGGCTGGCGCTGCTCGCGGGCTGCTCCGCCCCGTCGACGACGCCCGACGTCCCGCCGGTGGACGACCCGCGGGACGTGCGCGGGCTCGACGCCTGCGCCGTTCCCGACGCCGTGGCGCTGGCCGCCGCGGGGGTCGGCGGCGAGGGCACGGCCGGGGCCGGGCCGGAGGGCCCGCGCTGCGAGTGGCGCGGACCGGCTGGCCAGGTGCTCGCCGTCACCGTGTTCACCGGCGCCGGCGGGCTGGCCGTGCTCGCCGCCAACAGCGAACCGACGACGACACGCGTGCGGCTGGCCGGCTACCCCGCGCTCGAGACGTTCACCGGGTCCGGCGAGTTCTGCCAGTACGACGTCGGGGTCGCGGCGGACCAGGTGCTGCTCGTCGCGCTCGACGGCGGCGTCCCCGACTCGTGCACCGCGCTGCAGTCGCTGCTGCCGCCGGTGCTGGCCGCCCTCCCGGGCTGATCCCCACGGGGTCGCCCCCCGGACCCCCATGGGGGTCCCCGCGGGGTGCGGGATCCTCCCCGCTGCCCCGGGGGCGGCCCCGGCCCCAGTCTTCTCGCAAGCCGGGAGCGACCGGCACCACCGAGAGAGGACCGGCATCATGGCCAACGGCCCCAGCTTCAACTTCGCCCAGTTCGTCGTCCCCGTGAACGACACCACCCAGAACGCCGCGGGAGGCGCGGGCGGCGACAGCGGCAACGCCTCCAACCTCGGCCTGGCCCTCGGCGAGGGCGGTGCGGGCGGCGGTGCCACCGGCGGCGACGCGTCGCAGGAGATCGACGACACCGGCGTCGGCACCGGGGGCGGCGGCTTCGGTCTCGGCGAGGGCGGCGACTCGTTCCTGTCGCTGCTGGGCCTGGGCGGCCCGGGCGTCGGCACCGGGGTCGGCGGCGCCGGCACCGGGGCCGGTGCGGCGGGCAACGGCGCGGCGGCGGGCGGCGCGGCCGCCGGCGGCGCGGGCGGCGCGGGCCCGGCCCTCGGCCAGACGGCGGGCTCCGGCGCGGGCGGCGCGGGCGGCAACGGCGGCGCGAACACCAACGGCCAGGCCACGACCACCTCCGCCGACCTCAGCTTCGACAACGGCGCGTTCGGCGACAACGACGGCTTCGACAACGACGGCTACGTGGTCAACTCGTTCAACCAGGACAACGACGGCATCGACAACAGCCACGGCTACCTCGTCAACTCCAACGTCGCGAACGGCAACGGCAACTCGATCGGCAACGTCACGGAGAACATCTCGATCCGGGACTCCTACAACGTCGACGAGAGCGTCCGCACCGTCCTGAACAACGTCGGCAACGACTACTCCGACAACTCGACGAACGTCGCGGACTCGTTCAACGACCAGTCCTTCGACCTCGACCTCGACATCGACGACATCGTGGTCGGCAACAACAACGACACCGGCGACGACAACTCGGTCAACGACTCGAACAACTTCGACCCCGACCTGCTCGACGTCGACCTGGAGATCGGGGACATCCTCTCCGGCAACGGCCTCGACGGCCTCGTCCCCTGATCCGACCCCTCCGGTCCGGGCCCGCACCGCGGGCCCGGACCGCCCCCACCTCCGGAGGTGAAGCGCCATGCTCTCCCTGTCCTCGCTGATCGACTTCCTGCTCGGCCTGCTGCGTGACGAGGACGCGCAGGCGGAGTTCGCGCGCGACCCGCAGGGGGTGCTGGCCCGCCACGACCTCTCCGGCATCACCGCCCAGGACGTCCGCGACGTGCAGCCGATGCTCGCCGACTGCGACGGCGTCTCCTACCGCGGCGGCGGCCACG
This sequence is a window from Pseudonocardia petroleophila. Protein-coding genes within it:
- a CDS encoding DUF3558 family protein — protein: MTRIRRAGAIVAGLALLAGCSAPSTTPDVPPVDDPRDVRGLDACAVPDAVALAAAGVGGEGTAGAGPEGPRCEWRGPAGQVLAVTVFTGAGGLAVLAANSEPTTTRVRLAGYPALETFTGSGEFCQYDVGVAADQVLLVALDGGVPDSCTALQSLLPPVLAALPG